One window from the genome of Candidatus Methylomirabilota bacterium encodes:
- a CDS encoding DegT/DnrJ/EryC1/StrS family aminotransferase, translating to MSIPLSRPPIDDEIKGAVLKAIDSRQYILGPECRAFEDEFAAYNSSKHAILTSSATAAIWMLTKAFGAGAGDEVLVPAHTAFPTVEAICFAGATPVFVDVDDTYTVDVRDAAAKVTPRTVGFVPVHLYGQAADLAGIQALCEKHGLWLLEDCAQAHGAEWQGQKVGGFGRAGVFSFYPSKNLNVMGDGGLIVTNDDAVAARCRQIRDHGRLNKDVHAEVGFNLRFNDIQAAVGRVLLRRLDAMNDQRRRLAARYVAGLTGLDLRLPTERPGARHVYHLYVVGTPRRDELAKYLKERGIATGIHYPVACHRQPAVAHLKAPDLPVTDRIVRHILTLPISAGHTEDEADEVVAAVREFFRG from the coding sequence ATGTCCATCCCGCTCTCCCGCCCCCCCATCGACGACGAGATCAAGGGGGCCGTGCTCAAGGCCATCGACTCCCGCCAGTACATCCTGGGTCCCGAGTGCCGCGCGTTCGAGGATGAGTTCGCCGCGTACAACAGCTCCAAGCACGCGATCCTGACCTCGAGCGCGACGGCGGCGATCTGGATGCTGACGAAGGCCTTCGGCGCGGGAGCGGGCGACGAGGTCCTGGTGCCCGCGCACACCGCGTTTCCCACCGTGGAGGCGATCTGCTTCGCCGGCGCCACGCCGGTGTTCGTGGACGTGGACGACACCTATACCGTGGACGTGCGTGATGCCGCCGCCAAGGTGACCCCTAGGACCGTGGGCTTTGTTCCCGTGCACCTCTACGGGCAGGCCGCGGATCTGGCCGGCATCCAGGCGCTGTGCGAGAAGCACGGGCTCTGGCTGCTGGAGGATTGCGCGCAGGCTCACGGCGCCGAGTGGCAGGGCCAGAAGGTCGGGGGGTTCGGCCGCGCCGGCGTGTTCTCCTTCTACCCGTCGAAGAATCTCAACGTGATGGGCGACGGTGGCCTCATCGTGACCAACGACGACGCGGTGGCGGCGCGGTGCCGCCAGATCCGCGACCACGGCCGGCTGAACAAGGACGTGCACGCCGAGGTCGGCTTCAACCTGCGCTTCAACGACATCCAGGCCGCGGTGGGCCGCGTGCTCCTGCGTCGGCTGGACGCCATGAACGACCAGCGCCGCCGCCTCGCCGCGCGCTACGTGGCCGGCCTCACCGGGCTGGATCTTCGCCTGCCGACCGAGCGGCCCGGCGCGCGGCACGTGTACCACCTCTACGTGGTGGGCACGCCGCGCCGCGACGAGCTCGCGAAGTACCTGAAGGAGCGTGGCATCGCCACCGGCATCCACTACCCTGTGGCATGCCACCGCCAGCCCGCGGTCGCTCACCTCAAGGCGCCCGATCTTCCCGTCACGGACCGGATAGTCCGGCACATCCTGACGCTCCCGATCTCGGCGGGCCACACCGAGGACGAGGCGGACGAGGTCGTCGCGGCCGTCCGCGAGTTCTTCCGAGGGTAG
- a CDS encoding ABC transporter ATP-binding protein yields MTGHARLLRRLVPYLREHWRILAVGTVLALVVSAAEGMIAWLVKPAMDGIFGRRDLLMLRLIPLALLAVYLVKGAARFGQSYLMASVGERVIARIRREVYAHIQGMPLAFFTSLHSAELMARVITDVNRLARLSSTVLVMAVRQLGTIVALLAVMFAREWVLALIAVAVFPAVAVTVRALGRKLYKINKRSQEKVAELNVVLQESFTGTKIVKAFGRERLEQQRFDGVNDQLLRLTLKDHRTDQLAEPLMEVLGALSIMGALWYGGYRVFAGAITTGEFFSFITAVVLLYGPVRQLSRMANTVQQSMGSVERVFEILDTEPAIADAPGARVVDGFHDAIALEDVSFRYHGAESDALSDISLRVRKGELVAFVGMSGAGKTTLLDLLPRFHDASRGRVTVDGRDIREITVGSLRALMGIVTQETFLFHDSLAYNIGYGKPDATREEIERAARLAQAHDFIAGLPSGYATQVGERGVKLSGGQRQRIAIARAFLKDPPILLLDEATSDLDAESEFLVQQALSELTKGRTVLVIAHRLATVRNADRVVVVHGGRIAEVGRHEELMAREDGIYRRLAALQMLDAAPSR; encoded by the coding sequence ATGACCGGCCACGCGCGCCTGCTCCGCCGCCTCGTGCCCTATCTTCGGGAGCACTGGCGCATCCTCGCCGTGGGAACGGTGCTCGCGCTGGTGGTGTCCGCCGCGGAGGGCATGATCGCCTGGCTGGTGAAGCCCGCCATGGACGGGATCTTCGGCCGCCGCGATCTCCTCATGCTGAGGCTGATCCCCCTCGCCCTCCTCGCCGTGTACCTCGTCAAGGGAGCCGCGCGCTTCGGCCAGTCCTATCTGATGGCCTCGGTGGGCGAGCGGGTGATCGCGCGCATCCGTCGCGAAGTCTACGCGCACATCCAGGGCATGCCGCTGGCATTCTTCACGTCGCTCCATTCGGCCGAGCTGATGGCGCGCGTCATCACCGACGTCAACCGGCTCGCCCGCCTCTCCTCCACCGTGCTCGTGATGGCGGTGCGGCAACTCGGCACCATCGTCGCGCTGCTCGCCGTCATGTTCGCGCGGGAGTGGGTGCTCGCCCTCATCGCGGTGGCGGTGTTCCCCGCAGTGGCGGTGACGGTCCGGGCCCTGGGCCGCAAGCTCTACAAGATCAACAAGCGCTCCCAGGAGAAAGTGGCCGAGCTCAACGTCGTGCTTCAGGAGTCCTTCACCGGCACCAAGATCGTGAAGGCCTTCGGCCGCGAGCGCCTCGAGCAGCAGCGGTTCGACGGCGTCAACGACCAGCTCCTCCGCCTGACCCTCAAGGACCATCGCACCGACCAGCTCGCCGAGCCCCTCATGGAGGTGCTGGGGGCGCTCAGCATCATGGGCGCGCTCTGGTACGGCGGCTACCGGGTGTTCGCGGGCGCCATCACCACGGGCGAGTTCTTCTCGTTCATTACCGCGGTGGTCCTGCTCTACGGGCCGGTGCGCCAGCTCTCCCGCATGGCCAACACCGTCCAGCAGTCCATGGGCTCGGTCGAGCGCGTGTTCGAGATCCTCGACACCGAGCCCGCCATCGCCGACGCGCCGGGCGCGCGCGTGGTCGACGGCTTCCACGACGCCATCGCGCTCGAGGACGTGAGCTTCCGCTACCACGGCGCGGAGTCCGACGCCCTGTCCGACATCTCGCTGCGTGTGCGCAAAGGCGAGCTCGTGGCGTTCGTGGGCATGTCGGGGGCGGGCAAGACCACCCTGCTGGACCTCCTGCCCCGCTTCCACGACGCCTCCCGCGGACGGGTGACGGTGGACGGACGGGACATCCGCGAGATCACGGTGGGCTCGCTGCGCGCCCTCATGGGCATCGTGACCCAGGAGACCTTCCTCTTCCACGACTCGCTCGCCTACAACATCGGCTACGGCAAGCCTGACGCCACTCGCGAGGAGATCGAACGGGCGGCGCGCCTCGCCCAGGCCCACGACTTCATCGCCGGACTTCCAAGCGGTTATGCAACGCAGGTCGGGGAGCGCGGGGTCAAGCTCTCCGGCGGGCAGCGCCAGCGCATCGCCATCGCCCGCGCCTTCCTCAAGGACCCGCCCATCCTGCTCCTCGACGAGGCCACCTCGGACCTCGATGCCGAGAGCGAGTTCCTCGTCCAGCAGGCCCTGTCGGAGCTGACGAAGGGGCGCACGGTGCTCGTTATCGCGCATCGCCTCGCTACCGTCCGCAACGCGGATCGCGTGGTGGTGGTGCACGGGGGTCGGATCGCCGAGGTGGGGCGCCACGAGGAGCTCATGGCGCGGGAGGACGGAATCTACCGCCGACTGGCGGCCCTGCAGATGCTCGACGCCGCGCCCTCGCGATAG
- a CDS encoding glycosyltransferase family 4 protein, with the protein MLQLYPKPDYFTGAAIQLRELAWGLHARGHHVVVATRPSEIWTEKCHAAGVPYAALSMRHALDLRGVLALAQLLREHRIQVVHCHKGKARTLALLAGLLARIPVLILNRGVSFPLDRWNRLGYTTPRVTAVVAVCESIKRRLVATGVPAEKIEVIHSGTDITRFHPGVDGAPVRRELGLAAGEVLVTQIGIRSWRGNDDVLDAMVRVHREAPHARLLFVGAPRARIVSLGDKARARGLAGVTMLGHREDVPEILAASDLVVDASYAGLGLTGSIREALAVETPVVATDLEGMPELIVDGETGVLVPPRNPEALGQAILRMLENPARAKAMARAGRKRVEAQFSLTAKLDRTEALYARLVAQAEGDAP; encoded by the coding sequence ATCCTCCAGCTCTACCCCAAGCCGGACTACTTCACCGGAGCGGCCATCCAGCTGCGCGAGCTGGCGTGGGGGCTCCACGCGCGCGGCCATCACGTGGTGGTGGCCACGCGCCCGAGCGAGATCTGGACGGAGAAGTGCCACGCCGCGGGGGTTCCCTACGCCGCCCTGTCCATGCGGCACGCCCTGGATCTTCGCGGCGTCCTCGCACTCGCCCAGCTGCTCCGGGAGCACCGCATCCAGGTCGTCCACTGCCACAAGGGCAAGGCGCGGACCCTCGCGCTCCTCGCCGGACTGCTCGCGCGGATTCCCGTCCTGATCCTGAACCGCGGCGTGAGCTTTCCCCTCGACCGCTGGAACCGGCTCGGCTACACCACGCCGCGAGTCACCGCGGTGGTGGCGGTGTGCGAGTCGATCAAGCGACGGCTGGTGGCGACGGGCGTCCCCGCGGAGAAGATCGAGGTGATCCACTCCGGCACCGACATCACGCGCTTCCATCCCGGTGTGGACGGCGCCCCGGTGCGGCGGGAGCTGGGCCTCGCCGCCGGTGAGGTCCTCGTCACCCAGATCGGCATCCGCTCGTGGCGCGGGAACGACGACGTGCTCGACGCCATGGTGCGGGTGCACCGCGAGGCGCCGCACGCACGGCTGCTCTTCGTGGGGGCGCCGCGCGCCCGCATCGTGAGCCTCGGCGACAAGGCGCGGGCGCGCGGCCTCGCCGGAGTCACCATGCTCGGTCACCGTGAGGACGTGCCGGAAATCCTCGCCGCGAGCGACCTCGTGGTCGACGCCTCCTACGCGGGGCTGGGGCTCACCGGCTCGATCCGCGAGGCGCTCGCGGTGGAGACACCGGTGGTAGCCACCGACCTCGAGGGCATGCCCGAGCTGATCGTCGACGGCGAGACGGGGGTCCTGGTGCCCCCGCGGAACCCGGAGGCCCTCGGCCAGGCCATCCTGCGCATGCTGGAGAACCCGGCGCGGGCCAAGGCCATGGCGCGGGCCGGGCGCAAGCGCGTGGAGGCGCAGTTCTCGCTCACCGCCAAGCTGGACCGCACGGAGGCCCTCTACGCGCGTCTGGTGGCGCAGGCCGAAGGCGACGCGCCATGA